Within Primulina tabacum isolate GXHZ01 chromosome 5, ASM2559414v2, whole genome shotgun sequence, the genomic segment TGTCTATGCATAAAATAACCGAATAAACCGCTGGCTTCTAGATAGAAGGTTACAAATAGACATAAAGGATCCTTATTTTTACATATATTATTTTCCTGTTCAAATTGTTGGATCTTTTCTTCATACAGCTTTAAAGCTAACCAGGACAAAGGCATCAAAACTCTGATGAAAGAAGAGAATAGAGAGTGATTTGGTTTTAGTTGAATTATCGTAGTGACTTCTGATAAAGaaagtataaatttttttcctgATATTCGAGTATTATAGTGTAGTTAGTGCATTGTACCCTGAATTCAAGTTTTACATATTATACTAACCGATAGTTAAAATTGTAAATCACCATACTCTGAAATTATTTGTAACTAATATTTTCTTGATCGAGAAGAGGTTGGGCatctgatatttttatttgtttttgttttttttgtagAAACCAATGCTaattaatttttggattttgattttttttactgATTATAAATCTTTGTTGTTACGGAAGTAATTTTGTCTATATTTGGACAGAGCTTTGGTGAGGAGTATGAGTGAGATACTCTTTCTGTGTGGAAGTAATGAAAGAGTGGTGATAGCATCTCTGGATATTCTTGATGGTGATACTGTTGAGTCCATCGATGGGTCTAAGGATGAGGTAAATTCAGACTTCATTTACTTTTGTCACAGTTTCTATGGCATTTTATTGCACTAAAACCTTTGTGACTGCTCCTTTAtgtgaaatattttattgataatgAAGTTgccatttaagttatttaagtaGTATGCTTGGTGAGAATTTTGTAGGATATCCACCGTCGTACCAATACATGATTCTTTCTCTCGATTTTTTTGTAACTTGCTGCACAGGTATTGGCAAAAGCACTTGAAGGTCTTTCTTTTGAATCTGGTTCTGATTTGCTGAAGGTTTTGAGAATCAACACCTGCACTTCACAGTTGAGTGCATTTCAAAAACTTGAAGCAATGCTTCCTATTTTTCGAAGTCGTATGGGAGCAATGCTCTTTTTAATAGCTGCCTTGCTCTCCAGAGGACTGGTATGCTATTCTTTCTCATGTTAAATCATGCTTTTTCACAAAATCTATAACCGAGGAATAATGGTACCTCATTGACAAGTGATATAAATTTGACCTTAAAGATAAATAATGTGCTGAAACTGTTCTTAACCAACGAACAATAATTGGAATTCGGATGCTAGCTGAACCTTTTAACTTAAGGAAGTGACTATTATTTTGCCCCTTtctatctttttctttttccttttttcggACATTGCCCCTTTCTTTTCAATAGCCTTTCAAGTTAGAGGTAACTTTgctaaatattaccaaaaatTGGTATATATTCACTTTACTTGGTAACACCTATTAATAATAGGACTTCTGCTTTTCAACATGAAGAAGACAGGTTTGTTTACCAATTTTTGATGACTAGATGTTTTCTCCAAGAGACGTTACTTTATCTTTATGTTGAACTCTATTTGACCGCTCAAAATCATCTCCATCCATTGGTCGTGGAAGAAATGAAGGATTCTGATATCTTGTATACTAATCTAAACTACGTTTCAAAATCAACACCTAATGTGCCGTAATATTCTTATTCAAATCACTGCTAATTTGTTAATGGTGTAAGTTAATGTATTCAGTACCTGTTTTTCCATCAGGACAATGTTCAAGAAGACAGGGATGACCCCGGTCAACCGTTAGTCACTGCCCCATTTGGGCATGCATCTCAGGTGACCACAGATTGGTGATAATTTCATTTCTGTTGGATAATCGTGGTGGTTTTGCATGGTTACTGAAACAGTTCGCATCTAACATGTTCTTTCTCAAATAGGAAATCGTCAACCTTTTACTTTCTGGAAGTGCCGTCGCTAATGTGTTTGATGGGAAGATGGACTTAGGCAGTGGCATGTTTGTAAAAGGTATCTCAACAACTGTGGAAGTCGGGTTCCTGACCCTGCTAGAGTCCCTTAATTTTTGCAAGGTTGGCCAGTATCTGAAATGCCCTAAGTGGCCGATATGGGTTATTGGAAGTGAATCCCACTACACAGTCTTGTTTGCTCTAGACACGAAAGTCCAGGAGGAGAATGAATTTGAGCGTAGAGAAACACAGATTCGGAGGGCTTTTGATGCCCAAGATCAGAGTGGAGGTGGTGGGTTCATTAGTGTTGAAGGCTTCCATCATGTCACTGAGGAAACCTGCATTAATCTTCCACCCGATAAGGTTGAGCATCTCTGCAGCACTGGTTTCATCGTATGGAGCGAATTCTGGCTGTCACTTCTGGACTTAGACAAGAGTTTAGGAGGGGTCAAGGATTCAACTGGTTTGATGGGTAAGAAAGTCTTTGATCTCTATCATTTTAATGGGATTGCAAAATCAATTGGTAATGGTTCCCTGGCGTCACTTGGAAGTGAGAATCCTATTCAAAAACCAAGATTAACGAAATTGAGAGTCTCAGTTCCTCCGAGGTGGACACCAGAGGAATTCTTGGATGTGCAAGTGTCCACTGAATCGGTGAAAAATGAACCCGGTGGGAAGGAGATCTCAATTGAAGTATCCAAGCCTCAACCTGCTCAACATGCTCCCTTGGTGGATTGCATCAGAACACGTTGGAGACGTGCTGTTTGCAACTGGGACGGTGATGCACCTAGTATCGTATGAGTTGTGTCTATTAGTTTCTATATTAATGATTTCGTGAATCATTGTTGATTGGTCCCCTTGCGGCTTTACATGTGAGATGCAAACTAGATTGTTTGATCTGTGGTGTTGTAGCATTTAGGATTTGAGAAAACAGATTCtgttcaattaattatttaaacttccAAGAAATGAGTGTAATACATAGATTTTTGGCCGTCGATGGCGATTAATTAGGACGTTCTTTCAAGAACTGGCTATGGCGTTGATACTTATTTTAAAGGTCTGGACTTGTAGTTCGCTACCTCTGCTTTTGATTAAACTGTGTCTTTTTCCTATTCAATTCACTTAAATGTTCTGTACTAGCAGGGCGATTTTGGTTCTCCTATCTAATATTGCATCTTATTCCGTCTCCCGTGGAAGAGAGCCCCGTTAAGTTATACGGATAAATGATACCCGTGATGCAATGAGTTCGTGAAGAACAGAGCAACTGCCACAAATCCATTCCATTCCAATatcattattaatatataacataGATCTCTAAATCTACATTAATCGTGCCAGACAAATATAACATGGCTCTCGGTTAcacacttttttttaaaaaaggaaaaaaaaaaacagcatACTGCCAAACAGAACCAGCACAAAGAAAGACCTCACAAATAATTTTCACGGACTGCAAGCCAACCCACACTTCGATCGAATACCATATGTATGTATCGTATCTACTGAGAAGTGCGGTCCCTGAAACGAAAAAAAAGGAACACAACGAATATGTTTAAAGAATGCCACATTTTTCTGCTAACAAATGATTCACCAGCTTAAAAACACTTCCTGTGAATGACTGCGAGACCAGATTCATCATCATACTCGTCCTATCAAAAAATATCAGCGATATCATATTACCAAGAACACGCACACATATATGCATATATACAAACTTGCTTTTTCACATTTTCGGATATCTTCGGCTGGTTGAAGGCAACACAAGACACAATACTCTTTGTTCGCGATATAAGCGACGATCCACCATTTTTATTAGAGTTCACAGGATCAACATCTACGCACCTGATTTGACTTCCTATATCCCCTGGATTTGCTTGGTTCAggtaataaattttatttcgtTGCATCAAATACTTAACTATATCGGAAGAGTGAGGCACTTCAAAAAATGATTTAAGAATTTAGTTGTAGCGAACAAAACAGCGTCTTACCAAACAAAAAACATAACAGAGTTCTCCAGGAGCAAAAATAGACATGATAATCATCTAGAAGGCCTAGAAAACTGATTATTTGTGAAGAACACATCTAGAAGGCCAAGAAAACCGATTATTTGTGAAGAACGCAGCAGCAGTTGTCACACCCTATATCTGCAGCAAGACAGGGGGGCTGAACTTTCTCGTCACAGTACCAAAGCGATCGACCTTGAAGTAATTCATTAAGAAAGTAATCCAGCTTCTCAAGAGTGACATTAGGCATCACAATTGCGTGGGCCATATTTCCCTCGCAGGCAAGTTGCCAACGACGAACAAATTCCTCATCTCGAGGTCGTTCAAACACCACAGTGCTGCTCAGTTCATTGAGCATTGCACTAATGCCAGCTCCGATGAGGCGGTCTTTCAAGTAATGAGCGTTCCTCAAGCATTTTTGTACTTCCTTTTGGAACCCTTTGTAGCCTTTTCTGTTCAGGGTGTACCAGAGAAAAATTGGTGCATGGCCATTACGGCTGCCCATGATTGTTGCATCTCTTGAGGCGAGATACTCTACGTTCCTTGAAAGGACGTTTATGTGTCGAAGCCTTGTGAGCTGCACACCACAAGGCATGGGGCATCCCACAAACTTGTGGCCAGATACACTGACACTGCCAATGGGCTTCTTGAATG encodes:
- the LOC142545903 gene encoding uncharacterized protein LOC142545903; amino-acid sequence: MADQEEEDLKMALRLSMQQNESPEPKRSKPMENTPVGSEAAPSEESPEVKNRRLQRELMAAAAEKRMAAAKNAAEKQMATSAVKNVGKVKDVEIRGLEAEKKGKGINLEKAEVKTESLGALLSGDEANKLFSMIFGNRVSKDVLAQWSNQGIRFSPDPETSMGLVQHEGGPCGVLAAVQAFVLKYLLFSPEESGNFPNLHADMTARRVTHNDSAADIFHHLTEENRSRALVRSMSEILFLCGSNERVVIASLDILDGDTVESIDGSKDEVLAKALEGLSFESGSDLLKVLRINTCTSQLSAFQKLEAMLPIFRSRMGAMLFLIAALLSRGLDNVQEDRDDPGQPLVTAPFGHASQEIVNLLLSGSAVANVFDGKMDLGSGMFVKGISTTVEVGFLTLLESLNFCKVGQYLKCPKWPIWVIGSESHYTVLFALDTKVQEENEFERRETQIRRAFDAQDQSGGGGFISVEGFHHVTEETCINLPPDKVEHLCSTGFIVWSEFWLSLLDLDKSLGGVKDSTGLMGKKVFDLYHFNGIAKSIGNGSLASLGSENPIQKPRLTKLRVSVPPRWTPEEFLDVQVSTESVKNEPGGKEISIEVSKPQPAQHAPLVDCIRTRWRRAVCNWDGDAPSIV